A DNA window from Pyrus communis chromosome 3, drPyrComm1.1, whole genome shotgun sequence contains the following coding sequences:
- the LOC137729472 gene encoding uncharacterized protein has translation MEYERIHKVQTGIISPSKLRMKLIGPHHHKKKDGSNSNSSRTSPSKLDDSEFVKNSLLDPMNGDEEVTSSSLEVVSMNLLREAALDVGQSDQASCQPKESLPRENSDAGRVKLQHYAKGESGNSSAIHPVRMMDDENLDYDSNASSSSFEFHKGEKSVHKHLSRTLSRTMPSKWNDAEKWIMSKQIVQANFPRKSGLQNQTIRLPVTNMVRVVPESANYDYKPNGRGADTKRVDFCQPSSQIGFDKFSFVPSESQLSSGQASDRNALFDESTQSKDLMEVGHGNAPCSKSTAENTAGTAAIRAVSMRDMGTEMTPIPSQEPSRTATPEGATTPLRSPISSMPSTPRGGAPAPTPTTDGESQPNNKKQLSEEELKLKTRREIVELGVQLGKMNIAAWASKDEQEKNLSADKTDAAELQRIEYEKRAAAWEEAEKCRHTARYKRDEIQIQAWESQQKAKLEAEMRRIEAQVEQMRAQAQSKIVKKITLAKQRSEEKRAAAEARKNQNAEKAAAQAEYIRQTGRMPSYNCCGWL, from the exons ATGGAGTACGAGAGGATACACAAAGTTCAG aCTGGTATAATTTCTCCCAGTAAATTGAGGATGAAGCTAATAGGGCCTCACCACCACAAAAAGAAGGATGGATCAAACAGCAACTCCTCAAGAACTTCGCCctcgaagcttgatgattccgAATTCGTGAAGAATAGCTTGTTAGACCCCATGAATGGAGATGAGGAAG TTACATCTTCCAGTTTGGAAGTTGTGTCTATGAATTTGTTGAGGGAAGCGGCATTGGACGTTGGACAAAGCGATCAAGCTTCTTGCCAACCAAAGGAGTCGTTGCCACGAGAAAATAGTGATGCCGGTCGTGTTAAATTGCAGCATTATGCAAAGGGTGAGAGTGGTAATTCAAGCGCAATTCACCCCGTGAGAATGATGGATGATGAAAATCTTGATTACGATAGTAATGCTAGTTCATCCAGTTTTGAGTTTCATAAAGGGGAGAAGTCGGTACATAAGCACCTTTCGAGAACACTTTCAAGAACTATGCCATCTAAGTGGAACGACGCTGAGAAATGGATAATGAGTAAGCAAATTGTTCAAGCTAATTTTCCCAGAAAGAGTGGTTTACAAAACCAAACAATTCGTTTGCCGGTGACAAATATGGTGAGGGTGGTTCCGGAGTCTGCTAATTATGATTATAAGCCAAATGGCAGAGGAGCAGACACAAAGCGGGTTGATTTCTGTCAGCCTTCATCGCAGATTGGATTTGATAAATTCTCTTTTGTTCCGTCGGAGTCTCAATTGAGTTCAGGTCAAGCTTCTGACAGGAATGCTCTGTTCGATGAATCCACACAAAGTAAAGATTTAATGGAAGTAGGTCATGGGAATGCACCGTGTTCTAAAAGTACTGCTGAAAATACTGCAG GCACTGCTGCCATAAGAGCAGTCTCAATGAGAGACATGGGAACAGAAATGACACCTATCCCAAGTCAAGAGCCTTCAAGGACTGCCACTCCTGAAGGGGCAACAACCCCACTCCGCAGCCCAATCTCTTCAATGCCGTCAACCCCCCGAGGAGGTGCACCGGCTCCCACACCTACCACTGATGGGGAATCACAGCCAAACAACAAGAAGCAATTGTCGGAAGAAGAATTAAAGCTCAAGACAAGAAGGGAGATTGTAGAACTTGGTGTTCAGCTTGGTAAGATGAACATTGCCGCTTGGGCAAGTAAAGATGAGCAGGAGAAAAATCTTTCTGCTGATAAAACTGATGCAGCAGAACTTCAGCGGATAGAATATGAAAAACGTGCAGCTGCCTGGGAGGAAGCTGAAAAATGTAGACATACAGCAAG ATACAAGCGCGatgaaatccaaatccaagcATGGGAAAGTCAGCAGAAGGCAAAACTCGAAGCAGAGATGCGGAGAATAGAG GCTCAAGTTGAACAAATGAGAGCGCAAGCTCAATCCAAGATAGTGAAGAAGATAACACTAGCAAAGCAAAGATCCGAAGAGAAACGGGCAGCAGCTGAAGCCAGAAAGAATCAAAATGCAGAGAAAGCTGCAGCTCAAGCTGAATACATCCGCCAGACTGGACGAATGCCATCATACAATTGTTGCGGTTGGTTGTGA